Proteins encoded by one window of Salvia splendens isolate huo1 chromosome 7, SspV2, whole genome shotgun sequence:
- the LOC121742686 gene encoding uncharacterized protein LOC121742686 isoform X2, which produces MGAMNSWMSMRMILISAGVLSAAMGLKLSIPIAVENVPALWSVVISWMKPPYLYIIINGIIITIAASSRFHQRHTEPAVIRSERLISVITPTLESFVPLPAQANFKTAVVPEPQAEVLVPAVEDRVVDLKPVVVNGLKVDFATEVDDLRILRAEAEDVFDESDLLNNSPKRDTFLPEVNLESLFPAREKPLASSRFVHRKPNRTPPEGAKALRRVARPKKQETLESTWKMITEGRHVPLTRHLKKSDTFEQQASPAMDHVKMVPKSETFKERSNYEARIRKEPSLGQDELNRRVEAFINKFNEDMRMQRQESLQQFHEMINRGV; this is translated from the exons ATGGGGGCGATGAACAGCTGGATGTCGATGAGGATGATTCTCATATCAGCTGGAGTTTTGTCCGCGGCTATGGGGCTGAAGCTGTCGATTCCGATCGCCGTGGAAAATGTTCCGGCGTTGTGGTCGGTCGTTATATCCTGGATGAAACCTCCGTATCTGTACATAATCATCAACGGCATCATCATCACCATCGCCGCGTCGTCGCGCTTCCACCAGAGACACACTGAGCCTGCGGTGATTCGATCTGAGCGCTTGATTTCGGTCATAACGCCTACTTTAGAGAGTTTTGTTCCGCTTCCGGCTCAGGCGAATTTCAAGACCGCCGTCGTGCCGGAACCTCAGGCGGAGGTTTTGGTGCCGGCGGTTGAAGACAGGGTTGTCGATTTGAAACCTGTGGTGGTGAACGGTTTGAAGGTTGATTTCGCTACAGAAGTGGACGATCTACGTATACTTCGAGCTGAGGCGGAAGATGTGTTTGATGAATCGGATTTGCTGAACAATTCGCCGAAGCGCGATACTTTTTTGCCGGAAGTTAATCTGGAATCGCTCTTTCCAGCTAGAGAGAAACCGCTTGCTTCTTCCAGATTCGTACACCGGAAGCCAAACAGAACCCCTCCTGAAG GTGCAAAGGCGCTGCGGCGGGTGGCTCGGCCGAAGAAGCAGGAGACGCTGGAGAGCACGTGGAAGATGATAACGGAGGGGCGGCACGTGCCGCTGACGAGACACCTGAAGAAGTCGGATACGTTCGAGCAGCAAGCGTCTCCGGCGATGGATCACGTTAAAATGGTTCCAAAGTCGGAGACGTTCAAGGAGCGTAGCAACTACGAGGCGAGGATTCGAAAAGAGCCGTCGCTGGGTCAGGACGAGTTGAATCGGAGAGTGGAGGCGTTCATCAATAAGTTCAACGAAGATATGAGGATGCAGCGCCAGGAATCACTCCAACAATTCCACGAGATGATCAATCGTGGAGTCTAG
- the LOC121811275 gene encoding uncharacterized metal-dependent hydrolase YabD-like has protein sequence MIRLFDAHCHLQDSRVLNVAPKLIKEAIDTGVLHFAVNGVSEKDWHLVKEMSDTHPSVVPNFGLHPWFITDRTPDWLKTLKDFLASTPSAAVGEIGLDKGSTGKKIDFTDQVEVFRQQLQLAKELNKPASIHCVRAFGDLLEILRSEGPFPAGLVLHSFLGSAEMVPELAKLGAYFSFSGFLMSMKESKAKKMLKSVPPKRILLETDAPDARPSSVDPDSLFVIKREVLNPKEASGGEDTSIVEENLNHPANIHHILAYVAHMLEMEEKELAQLSYENAKRLFSYKG, from the coding sequence ATGATCAGACTCTTTGATGCTCATTGTCACTTACAAGATTCAAGAGTCTTAAATGTGGCTCCTAAACTTATAAAAGAGGCCATTGATACTGGTGTCCTTCACTTTGCCGTAAATGGAGTGTCTGAGAAGGACTGGCATTTGGTCAAGGAGATGAGCGACACCCATCCTTCTGTTGTTCCCAACTTTGGCCTTCATCCCTGGTTTATAACCGATAGAACTCCTGATTGGTTGAAGACGTTGAAAGATTTCCTCGCGTCCACTCCCTCTGCTGCAGTAGGAGAGATAGGTTTGGACAAAGGCTCTACTGGGAAGAAGATAGACTTCACAGATCAAGTTGAAGTCTTCCGACAACAGCTCCAACTCGCGAAAGAGCTAAATAAACCAGCATCTATCCATTGTGTGCGTGCCTTTGGCGATCTTCTTGAGATTCTGAGATCCGAGGGGCCGTTCCCTGCTGGTCTGGTATTGCACTCGTTTCTTGGCTCGGCTGAGATGGTTCCTGAATTGGCTAAGCTCGGTGCTTACTTCTCGTTTTCTGGATTTCTCATGTCGATGAAAGAGAGCAAGGCCAAGAAAATGTTGAAGTCCGTTCCTCCCAAAAGGATTTTGTTGGAGACAGAtgctccggatgcccggccaaGCTCAGTTGATCCGGATTCTCTATTTGTGATCAAGAGAGAGGTCTTGAATCCAAAAGAGGCAAGTGGTGGTGAAGATACTTCCATCGTCGAGGAGAATCTCAATCATCCAGCTAACATTCATCACATACTTGCTTATGTTGCACATATGCTTGAAATGGAGGAAAAGGAACTTGCTCAACTCAGCTATGAAAATGCAAAACGCCTCTTCTCTTACAAAGGCTAA
- the LOC121742686 gene encoding uncharacterized protein LOC121742686 isoform X1 produces the protein MGAMNSWMSMRMILISAGVLSAAMGLKLSIPIAVENVPALWSVVISWMKPPYLYIIINGIIITIAASSRFHQRHTEPAVIRSERLISVITPTLESFVPLPAQANFKTAVVPEPQAEVLVPAVEDRVVDLKPVVVNGLKVDFATEVDDLRILRAEAEDVFDESDLLNNSPKRDTFLPEVNLESLFPAREKPLASSRFVHRKPNRTPPEVAGAKALRRVARPKKQETLESTWKMITEGRHVPLTRHLKKSDTFEQQASPAMDHVKMVPKSETFKERSNYEARIRKEPSLGQDELNRRVEAFINKFNEDMRMQRQESLQQFHEMINRGV, from the exons ATGGGGGCGATGAACAGCTGGATGTCGATGAGGATGATTCTCATATCAGCTGGAGTTTTGTCCGCGGCTATGGGGCTGAAGCTGTCGATTCCGATCGCCGTGGAAAATGTTCCGGCGTTGTGGTCGGTCGTTATATCCTGGATGAAACCTCCGTATCTGTACATAATCATCAACGGCATCATCATCACCATCGCCGCGTCGTCGCGCTTCCACCAGAGACACACTGAGCCTGCGGTGATTCGATCTGAGCGCTTGATTTCGGTCATAACGCCTACTTTAGAGAGTTTTGTTCCGCTTCCGGCTCAGGCGAATTTCAAGACCGCCGTCGTGCCGGAACCTCAGGCGGAGGTTTTGGTGCCGGCGGTTGAAGACAGGGTTGTCGATTTGAAACCTGTGGTGGTGAACGGTTTGAAGGTTGATTTCGCTACAGAAGTGGACGATCTACGTATACTTCGAGCTGAGGCGGAAGATGTGTTTGATGAATCGGATTTGCTGAACAATTCGCCGAAGCGCGATACTTTTTTGCCGGAAGTTAATCTGGAATCGCTCTTTCCAGCTAGAGAGAAACCGCTTGCTTCTTCCAGATTCGTACACCGGAAGCCAAACAGAACCCCTCCTGAAG ttgcaGGTGCAAAGGCGCTGCGGCGGGTGGCTCGGCCGAAGAAGCAGGAGACGCTGGAGAGCACGTGGAAGATGATAACGGAGGGGCGGCACGTGCCGCTGACGAGACACCTGAAGAAGTCGGATACGTTCGAGCAGCAAGCGTCTCCGGCGATGGATCACGTTAAAATGGTTCCAAAGTCGGAGACGTTCAAGGAGCGTAGCAACTACGAGGCGAGGATTCGAAAAGAGCCGTCGCTGGGTCAGGACGAGTTGAATCGGAGAGTGGAGGCGTTCATCAATAAGTTCAACGAAGATATGAGGATGCAGCGCCAGGAATCACTCCAACAATTCCACGAGATGATCAATCGTGGAGTCTAG